A region of the Wenzhouxiangella sp. XN201 genome:
GCAGCCCAGGTCCATCAGGCGCTTGATGTTCATCGAGACTTCCCGACGCAGATCGCCTTCGACCGTGAGCTGGCCAATGGCCTGGCGCAGCTTTTCCTGCTCCGCTTCGGTCAGATCGCGAACCTTCGTTTCCGGGGCCACGCCGGTGGCCTCGCAGATCTCGTAGGACCGGGTTCTCCCGATGCCGTAAATTTGAGTCAATGCCACCCAGGTATGCTGCTGGACCGGCAGATTGACGCCTGCTATACGTGCCATTTGCTTGCTCCGTAAACCATTACGTCCGCTCGACGCAAACCGGCAATTCTACCGGCTTCGGGGCCGTTTGCCAAGCCCAACGAGCGGAACCGTGTCATCCCTGGCGCTGCTTGTGCTTCGGGTCGCTGCAGATCACGTAGACCACGCCACCCCTGCGCACCACTTTGCAGTGCCGGCAAATTTTCTTGACTGATGCCTGAACCTTCATTGCTGCTCTCCAGTACTTCCGGCCTTAATTCGGCCCGTTGAATCAGCGCCGCACGACGCCGCTTCGGCCATAACCCTTCAAATTGGACTTCTTGAGCAGGCTGTCGTACTGATGCGACATCAGATGCGCCTGCAGCTGGGCCATGAAATCCATGGTGACCACGACGATGATCAGCAGCGAGGTACCGCCAAAGTAAAACGGCACGTTCCACTGCATGATCAGAAACTCCGGCAGCAGGCAAACTGCCGCCAGGTACAGGGCACCGACCAGCGTCAGACGGGTCAGCACGTAGTCAATGTACTCGGCGGTCTGGCGGCCGGGGCGAATCCCCGGGATGAATGCACCGGACTTCTTGAGATTATCCGCCGTTTCCTTCGAATTGAAGACGATGGCGGTGTAGAAGAACGCGAAGAACATCACCATGCCGCCGTAGAGGCTGATGTAGACCGGCTGTCCCGGGCTGAGCTGATTGGCGATGATCTGCAACCAGCCGGCTTCGCCGGCCTGCCCGAACCAGGTCGATATCGTGGCCGGAAACAGTACCAGGCTGGACGCGAAAATTGCCGGAATGACACCGGCCATATTGACCTTCAGGGGCAGATGCGTCGACTGACTGCGATAGGCCTGACGCCCTTGTCGCTGGGCATAGTTGACCGTGATGCGGCGCTGGCCGCGTTCAACGAAGACGACGAAAGCCGTCACCGCCAGCGCCAGAGCCAGCAGGAAAGTGGCCGTCAGAACACCCAGCTGACCGGTTCGCACCAACTCCAGCGTGGAACCCAGTGCACGCGGCAGTTCCGCCACGATACCGGCAAAGATCAGGATCGAGATACCGTTGCCGATACCGCGCTCCGTGATCTGCTCGCCCAGCCACATCAGGAAAACCGTGCCGGCAGTCAGGGTGATGACCGCAGCCATCACGAAACCCGGTCCGGGTGCGATGACCACGGGCAGTCCAGCGCCAGCACTTTGGCTCTGCAGCGCAACGGCTACACCAAAGCTCTGGAATGCCGCCAGGACGACCGTGAAATAACGTGTGTACTGCGTGATCTTGCGACGACCCTGCTCGCCTTCCTTGCGCAGCTGCTGCAGCTGCGGAATGGCGTGGCTCATCAACTGCATGATGATGGCCGCCGAAATGTAGGGCATCACCCCTAACGCAAAAATGGAGAATCGGCCGAGGGCACCGCCTGAGAACATGTTGAACATGTCGACGATGGTGCCGCTGGTCATATCCATGAGCTCGACCAGGGCGATCGGGTTGATGCCCGGCACCGGGATGAAGGTCCCGAAACGGAAGACCAGCAGCGCAACCAGCACCACCAGCAGCCGCTGACGCAGCTCCTTGAGCCGGCCGATACCGCCGAGCATGCCTGCCATTTCCGAGGGGTTACGTGCCATTATTCGACCTTGCCGCCCGCTGCTTCGATGGCCTTGGCCGCACCCGCGGTAGCGTGAACGCCACGCACGGTAACGGCCCGCTCGATCGCGCCGGTGTTGACCAGGCGAACCTTGCGGGTCGTGCCAGCAATCAGGCCGGCCTGCTTGAGCGTGTCAAGGTCGATGACCTCGGCGTCGATCGCATTGATCTGGTACAGACGCAGTTCGGCGGTGTGGCGGTTGGTGGCGGAACGGAAACCCACCTTGGGCACACGACGCTGCAGGGGCATCTGGCCGCCTTCGAAGCCGACCTTGTGATAGCCGCCCGAACGCGCCTTCTGGCCCTTGTGACCACGACCGGCGGTCTTGCCCAGTCCGGAACCAATGCCCCGACCAACGCGCTTGCGCTGGCTGCGGCTGCCTTCTGCGGGCTGAATGGAATTAAGTTTCATATCACTTCCCGAAAAATTGAATTCAGGCTTCCTCGACGCGCACCAGATAGTCGACCTTGCGAATCATGCCGCGGATTGCCGGCGTATCCTCGAGTTCGACTGTATGGTTTATGCGCCTGAGGCCCAGGCCGCGCACCGTCGCGCGGTGCTTGCCGATGGTGCCGTTGATGCTGCGCACGAGCGTGACGCGCAGCTTTTCCGCGTTCTTCTTAGCCATGATATTCCAGCACCTCCTCAATCGCCTTGCCACGCTTGATCGCGACTTTCTCCGGCGACGCCATGGCCTGCAGGCCCTTCATGGTCGCGCGCACCAGGTTGATCGGATTGTTCGAGCCGAGGCTCTTGGCCAGGACGTTATGCACGCCAACGGCTTCGAATACCGCACGCATCGGGCCACCCGCAATCACACCGGTACCTTCCGAGGCCGGCTGCATGTAGATGCGCGAGCCGCTGTGGCTGGCCTTGACCGGATGCCACAGGGTGCCCTCGTTGAGGGAAATGCGCACCATATCGCGGCGGGCACGTTCCATCGCCTTCTGGATGGCCAGGGGCACTTCACGCGCCTTGCCGTATCCGAAGCCGACCTTGCCCTCGCCGTCACCAACCACCGAGAGTGCGGTAAAGCTGAACTGGCGGCCACCTTTGACGACCTTGACCACACGGTTAACCGTGACCAGCTTCTCAATCAGATCGTCGGTGCTGTTATCTCTTGCCATGATGAATTCCGTATGCGTTAAAACTTCAGACCGGCTTCGCGCGCGGCATCTGCCAGCGCCTTGACCCGTCCGTGGTAGCGGAAACCGGAACGGTCGAAGGCCACGCCTTCGACACCGGCCTCGAGACTGCGCTCGGCAATCTTCTTGCCAACGGCCTGCGCCGCTTCGACGCTGCAGGTGCTCTTCAGGCCTTCGGCTACATCCTTCTGCAGGGTCGAAGCCGCAGCAATGGTGTGCTGACCGCCGGCACCGATGACCTGCGCATAAATATGCCGTCCGGAGCGGTGCACGGATAGCCGTGCCTGGCCCGAACGCGTAATGCGGGCGCGGTTCTTGCGCGCGCGTCGCAATCTGGATTGATTCTTGTCCTTCATGTTCGTTTCCTCAGGCCTTCTTGGCTTCCTTCATGACCACGCGCTCATTGGCATAGCGCACACCCTTGCCCTTGTACGGCTCAGGCGGGCGGAACGCGCGAATCTCGGCGGCCACCTGGCCGACCAGCTGCTTGTTACTGCCCTTGATTACGACTTCGGTCTGGCTGGGCGTTTCGACCGTCACACCTTCGGGAATGTCAAATTCCACAGGATGACTGAAGCCCAACTGCAGGTTGAGTTTCTTGCCCTGCATCTGCGCACGATAGCCGACGCCGCGCAGTTCCAGCTTCTTTTCGAAGCCCTGGGTGACGCCCTGCACCATGTTGTTGATCAGTGCGCGCATGGTGCCGGCCATGGCCATGGTGCCGCTCTCGCGAGGCGCCACGCTGACCACGCCGTCATTGACTTCCAGCGTCACTCCGGGATGCATTTGCATCTCCAGCGCACCGTTGGTGCCCTTGACCTTCACCACGCCTTCGGCATGGTTGAATTCGACGCCCTTGGGCAGCTCGATGGGGGCATTGGCTATTCTCGACATTGCTAGTTTCTCCGAAACTCGATCAGGCTATCAGGCAGAGCACTTCGCCACCGTGCCCCTCTGCGCGGGCCCGGCGATCGCTCATGACACCATTGGATGTGCTGACAATTGCCACACCCAGGCCGCTGAGCACCCGCGGGAGCTCGTCCTTGCCAAAATAACGGCGCCGACTGGGCCGACTGTAGCGGTCCAGGCGATCGATCACGCCGCGGCCTTCCACGTATTTCAATTCGATGGTCAGCTCACGCTTGGGGCCATCCTCCTCGACGTGAAAATCGCGGATGTAGCCCTCGTCCTTCAGCACTTCGCTGATGGCGATCTTGACCTTCGATGCCGGTATGCTCACGCTACGCTTGTTGACCGCCTGGGCGTTCTTGATGCGAGCCAGCATGTCGGCAATGGGATCACTCATGCTCATTGCTATGTCTCTCCTTACCAGCTGGCCTTGCGCAGGCCCGGAATATCACCACGCATGGCGGCTTCACGCAGCTTGTTGCGTGCCAGTCCGAACTTGCGGTAGTAACCCCGCGGCCGACCGGACTGCCGACAGCGGTTGCGACCACGCACCGGCGATGAATCGCGCGGCAGCTTGTTGAGCGCGTGCATCGCCGCCTGCTTTTCCTCGAAATCCGCTTCGGGATCGGCAATGACGCGCTTGAGCTCGGCCCGCTTCTCGGCATACTTTGCCGCAAGCTTGGCGCGCCGCACGTCGCGTTCAACCATTGAAACCTTGGCCATATCGTCTCTACTCCTTACTTGGCCCGGAACGGGAAGCCGAACGCTTCCAACAGCGCCAGGCCTTCCTCGTCAGTCGAAGCCGATGTGATGATGGCAATATCCATCCCGCGCAGCTTGTCGACCTGGTCGTAATTGATTTCCGGAAAAATAATCTGTTCCTTGATGCCCAGGTTGTAATTGCCGCGGCCGTCGAAGGACTTGCGCGGGATGCCGCGGAAGTCGCGCACGCGCGGCAGGGCAATGTTGACCAGCCGATCCAGGAACTCGTACATGCGTTCACGCCTGAGCGTCACCATGCAGCCGATCGGATAGCCGTCGCGGATCTTGAAGCTGGCCACTGACTTGCGCGCCTTGGTGACCACGGGCTGTTGACCAGCGATCTTGGCCATGTCAGACACGGCATGCTCGATCACCTTCTTGTCACCCACAGCTTCGCCCACGCCCATGTTGATCGTGACCTTCTCGAAACGCGGCACCTGCATCGGGTTGGCATAACCGAACTGTTCGGTCAGCTTGCCGACGACTTCGTCCTTGTAGATTTCTCTTAACCTGGCCATCTCGTATCTCTGCAAAATATTCAGCTCAATGTTGCGGCGCAACTCGGTCAACTCCGGTGCGCCAGCTTGTCTTTATCCACATCAACTTACCAATCATGTGGTTGGTGCGGTTTATGCGCAGCATAAGAAGCGCCAACCACATTCCTCATATGCCAACCACATTCCTCATATATCCACGACCTCACCGGTCGAGCGGTAGAAGCGCACCTTACGGCCGTCCTCGAGGAACTTGAAACCGACGCGATCACCCTGGCCCGTGGCCGGGTTGAAAAGCATCACGTTGGATGCCTGGATCGGGGCCTCGCGCTCGATGATGCCGCCTGGCTTCTGGCTCTGCGGATCGGGCTTCTGGTGGCGCTTGACCATGTTGACGTTTTCCACCAGAAAGCGCTGGTCCTTGAGCACTTTGAGCACGTGACCGCGCTGGCCCTTGCTACGGCCGGCAATCACGATCACTTCGTCGCCCTTTCGAATACGTTCCATCATGAACTCCTTACAACACTTCCGGTGCGAGCGAGACAATCTTCATGAATTGTCCCGTACGCAGCTCGCGCGTCACCGGCCCAAAAATACGGGTGCCGATTGGCTCGAGCTTGTTGTTGAGCAGCACGGCTGCGTTGCCGTCGAAGCGGATCAACGATCCGTCGCGGCGACGCACACCCTTGGCGGTGCGAACAACGACGGCGTTGTAGACCTCGCCCTTCTTGACCTTGCCGCGCGGAATAGCGTCCTTGACGGTCACCTTGATGACATCGCCAATATTGGCGTAGCGCCGCTTGGAACCGCCCAGCACCTTGATGCATTGCAGTTCGCGCGCTCCGCTGTTGTCGGCTGCCGACAGCCTGGATTGCATTTGGATCATGACTATCGCTCCGCTTACTGGGCCCGTTCGACCACTTCGATGACCTGCCAGGCTTTGGTCTTGGCAATCGGTCGGGTCTGCTCGATTCGCACGGTATCGCCTTCGTTGCAGCTGTTTTCCGGATCGTGCGCATGCACCTTGCTGGAACGGCGGATGTACTTGCCGTACAGCGGGTGCTTGACCAGCCGCTCGAGACGAACCGTCACGGTCTTGTCCATCTTGTTGCTGACGACGCGCCCGACGACGCTGCGTTGCTTGCGATCTTCGCTACTCATTCCTTGTCATCCTGCTTCTGGTTGAGCACGGTCTTGACCCGTGCAATTTCCTTGCGGATCCGACGCAACTCGTGGGGCGACCCCAGCTGACCTGTGCCGTGCTGCATCCGCAGGGAAAACTGTTCCTTGCGCAGGTCCAGCAGCATGCCGTTGAGTTCGCTGGCGTTCTTGTCACGCAGTTCACTCGCTTTCATCACAGCGTCCTCGCTACAAATGTGGTGCGCACGCTCAGCTTGGCGGCGGCGCGACGAAACGCTTCGCGCGCGATATCTTCGCTGACGCCCTGGATCTCGTAAATCACGCGACCGGGCTGAATCGGCGCTACCCAGTACTCGACATTACCCTTGCCCTTGCCCATTCGGACTTCGACCGGCTTCTTGGTTACCGGCTTGTCCGGAAAGACTCGAATCCAGAGCTTGCCGCCACGCTTGACGTGACGGGTGATCGCGCGTCGGGCCGACTCGATCTGACGCGCAGTCAGAAAGCCACGGGTGGTCGCCTGCAGCCCGAACTCGCCGAAGCTCACGCGATTTCCCACCTGCGCCAGGCCGCGATTGCGTCCCTTCTGCTGCTTTCTGAACTTGGTACGTTTCGGCTGCAGCATGGTTCAGCTCTCCTTGCGTGCGCCGCCCTTGGACGGTGCTTTTTCCGAACTCTTCTCGGCATACAGGTCGAAAACCTCGCCCTTGTACACCCAGACCTTGATGCCGATGATGCCGTAAGTCGTGGCAGCCTCGGCGGTGCCGTAGTCAATGTCGGCACGCAGCGTATGCAGAGGCACACGGCCTTCGCGATACCACTCGGTACGGGCGATATCGGCGCCATTGAGGCGACCGGCGACCTGTACCTTGATGCCCAGCGCGCCCAGGCGCATGGCGTTACCCACGGACCGCTTCATGGCGCGGCGGAACATCACCCGGCGCTCGAGCTGCTGAGCAATGCTTTCGGCCACCAGGCGCGCGTCGAGTTCCGGCTTGCGAATCTCGTTGACCCGAATGTGGGTCGGCACGCCCATGATCTTGCCGACTGCACGACGCAGCTTCTCGATGTCTTCGCCTTTCTTGCCAATGACAATCCCGGGGCGCGCCGTGTGGACCGTGATCTCGGCCGACTTGGCCGGCCGTTCGATCTCGATGCGGCTCACTGCGGCGTGCGCCAGCGTCTTGTGAAGGTACTCACGCGCCTTCAGGTCGGTATTGAGCTGGTCGGCGAAATCGCCGGCCTCGGCATACCACTTGGCGCTCCAGTCCTTGGCGATTCCGAGACGAATTCCGGTTGGATGTACCTTGTGACCCATGATTAGTCCTCTGCCACGACAATGGTGATGTGACTGGTGCGCTTGAGAATGCGCGTGAACCGGCCCTTGGCACGCGGCATGCCGCGCTTGAAGGTCGGACCCTCGTCGACGTAGATCGTGCGCACCTTCAGCTCGTCGATATCGGCGCCGCTGTTGTGCTCGGCATTCGCGATGGCCGACATCAGCACCTTGCGAACTACGTGCGCCGCCTTCTTGTTGCTGAACGTCAGCACCTCGTCGGCTTTCTCCACCGGCAGGCCACGAATCTGGTCAGCGACCAGGCGGGCTTTCTGCGCCGAAATGCGCGCGGCCCTGAGCTTTGCTGTTGCTTCCATCACCGTCTATAACCTTTGGTTACTTGGACTTACGGTCACCACTGTGACCCTTGTATGTTCTCGTCGGCGCAAACTCGCCGAGCTTGTGGCCGACCATGTTCTCGTTGATCAGGATCGGCACGTGCTGCCGACCGTTGTGCACGGCAATGGTCAGCCCGACCATATCCGGCAGGATCATCGAGCGGCGCGACCAGGTCTTGATCGGGC
Encoded here:
- the rpmJ gene encoding 50S ribosomal protein L36, with protein sequence MKVQASVKKICRHCKVVRRGGVVYVICSDPKHKQRQG
- the rpsN gene encoding 30S ribosomal protein S14, translated to MAKVSMVERDVRRAKLAAKYAEKRAELKRVIADPEADFEEKQAAMHALNKLPRDSSPVRGRNRCRQSGRPRGYYRKFGLARNKLREAAMRGDIPGLRKASW
- the secY gene encoding preprotein translocase subunit SecY; protein product: MARNPSEMAGMLGGIGRLKELRQRLLVVLVALLVFRFGTFIPVPGINPIALVELMDMTSGTIVDMFNMFSGGALGRFSIFALGVMPYISAAIIMQLMSHAIPQLQQLRKEGEQGRRKITQYTRYFTVVLAAFQSFGVAVALQSQSAGAGLPVVIAPGPGFVMAAVITLTAGTVFLMWLGEQITERGIGNGISILIFAGIVAELPRALGSTLELVRTGQLGVLTATFLLALALAVTAFVVFVERGQRRITVNYAQRQGRQAYRSQSTHLPLKVNMAGVIPAIFASSLVLFPATISTWFGQAGEAGWLQIIANQLSPGQPVYISLYGGMVMFFAFFYTAIVFNSKETADNLKKSGAFIPGIRPGRQTAEYIDYVLTRLTLVGALYLAAVCLLPEFLIMQWNVPFYFGGTSLLIIVVVTMDFMAQLQAHLMSHQYDSLLKKSNLKGYGRSGVVRR
- the rpmD gene encoding 50S ribosomal protein L30, with protein sequence MAKKNAEKLRVTLVRSINGTIGKHRATVRGLGLRRINHTVELEDTPAIRGMIRKVDYLVRVEEA
- the rplE gene encoding 50S ribosomal protein L5; its protein translation is MARLREIYKDEVVGKLTEQFGYANPMQVPRFEKVTINMGVGEAVGDKKVIEHAVSDMAKIAGQQPVVTKARKSVASFKIRDGYPIGCMVTLRRERMYEFLDRLVNIALPRVRDFRGIPRKSFDGRGNYNLGIKEQIIFPEINYDQVDKLRGMDIAIITSASTDEEGLALLEAFGFPFRAK
- the rpsC gene encoding 30S ribosomal protein S3; translation: MGHKVHPTGIRLGIAKDWSAKWYAEAGDFADQLNTDLKAREYLHKTLAHAAVSRIEIERPAKSAEITVHTARPGIVIGKKGEDIEKLRRAVGKIMGVPTHIRVNEIRKPELDARLVAESIAQQLERRVMFRRAMKRSVGNAMRLGALGIKVQVAGRLNGADIARTEWYREGRVPLHTLRADIDYGTAEAATTYGIIGIKVWVYKGEVFDLYAEKSSEKAPSKGGARKES
- the rpsM gene encoding 30S ribosomal protein S13; its protein translation is MARIAGVNLPVQQHTWVALTQIYGIGRTRSYEICEATGVAPETKVRDLTEAEQEKLRQAIGQLTVEGDLRREVSMNIKRLMDLGCYRGLRHRRGLPVRGQRTRTNARTRKGPRRPIR
- the rpsE gene encoding 30S ribosomal protein S5, with protein sequence MARDNSTDDLIEKLVTVNRVVKVVKGGRQFSFTALSVVGDGEGKVGFGYGKAREVPLAIQKAMERARRDMVRISLNEGTLWHPVKASHSGSRIYMQPASEGTGVIAGGPMRAVFEAVGVHNVLAKSLGSNNPINLVRATMKGLQAMASPEKVAIKRGKAIEEVLEYHG
- the rplR gene encoding 50S ribosomal protein L18 produces the protein MKDKNQSRLRRARKNRARITRSGQARLSVHRSGRHIYAQVIGAGGQHTIAAASTLQKDVAEGLKSTCSVEAAQAVGKKIAERSLEAGVEGVAFDRSGFRYHGRVKALADAAREAGLKF
- the rplX gene encoding 50S ribosomal protein L24 encodes the protein MERIRKGDEVIVIAGRSKGQRGHVLKVLKDQRFLVENVNMVKRHQKPDPQSQKPGGIIEREAPIQASNVMLFNPATGQGDRVGFKFLEDGRKVRFYRSTGEVVDI
- the rpsS gene encoding 30S ribosomal protein S19 produces the protein MPRSIKKGPFVDHHLQAKVEAAVEANNRRPIKTWSRRSMILPDMVGLTIAVHNGRQHVPILINENMVGHKLGEFAPTRTYKGHSGDRKSK
- the rpmC gene encoding 50S ribosomal protein L29: MKASELRDKNASELNGMLLDLRKEQFSLRMQHGTGQLGSPHELRRIRKEIARVKTVLNQKQDDKE
- the rpsH gene encoding 30S ribosomal protein S8, yielding MSMSDPIADMLARIKNAQAVNKRSVSIPASKVKIAISEVLKDEGYIRDFHVEEDGPKRELTIELKYVEGRGVIDRLDRYSRPSRRRYFGKDELPRVLSGLGVAIVSTSNGVMSDRRARAEGHGGEVLCLIA
- the rplO gene encoding 50S ribosomal protein L15, with the translated sequence MKLNSIQPAEGSRSQRKRVGRGIGSGLGKTAGRGHKGQKARSGGYHKVGFEGGQMPLQRRVPKVGFRSATNRHTAELRLYQINAIDAEVIDLDTLKQAGLIAGTTRKVRLVNTGAIERAVTVRGVHATAGAAKAIEAAGGKVE
- the rplP gene encoding 50S ribosomal protein L16 gives rise to the protein MLQPKRTKFRKQQKGRNRGLAQVGNRVSFGEFGLQATTRGFLTARQIESARRAITRHVKRGGKLWIRVFPDKPVTKKPVEVRMGKGKGNVEYWVAPIQPGRVIYEIQGVSEDIAREAFRRAAAKLSVRTTFVARTL
- the rplF gene encoding 50S ribosomal protein L6 translates to MSRIANAPIELPKGVEFNHAEGVVKVKGTNGALEMQMHPGVTLEVNDGVVSVAPRESGTMAMAGTMRALINNMVQGVTQGFEKKLELRGVGYRAQMQGKKLNLQLGFSHPVEFDIPEGVTVETPSQTEVVIKGSNKQLVGQVAAEIRAFRPPEPYKGKGVRYANERVVMKEAKKA
- the rplN gene encoding 50S ribosomal protein L14 encodes the protein MIQMQSRLSAADNSGARELQCIKVLGGSKRRYANIGDVIKVTVKDAIPRGKVKKGEVYNAVVVRTAKGVRRRDGSLIRFDGNAAVLLNNKLEPIGTRIFGPVTRELRTGQFMKIVSLAPEVL
- the rplV gene encoding 50S ribosomal protein L22; translated protein: MEATAKLRAARISAQKARLVADQIRGLPVEKADEVLTFSNKKAAHVVRKVLMSAIANAEHNSGADIDELKVRTIYVDEGPTFKRGMPRAKGRFTRILKRTSHITIVVAED
- the rpsQ gene encoding 30S ribosomal protein S17, with the protein product MSSEDRKQRSVVGRVVSNKMDKTVTVRLERLVKHPLYGKYIRRSSKVHAHDPENSCNEGDTVRIEQTRPIAKTKAWQVIEVVERAQ